A genomic region of Pseudomonadota bacterium contains the following coding sequences:
- a CDS encoding 1-acyl-sn-glycerol-3-phosphate acyltransferase, giving the protein MNTPVVALLEALLRRALPALFDYQVHGLEHVPRGPAIIASN; this is encoded by the coding sequence GTGAACACGCCTGTCGTCGCCCTCCTCGAGGCGCTGCTGCGGCGCGCGCTGCCCGCGCTCTTCGACTACCAGGTGCACGGTCTCGAGCACGTTCCCCGCGGCCCCGCCATCATTGCGAGCAACCA